One window from the genome of Pirellulales bacterium encodes:
- a CDS encoding VIT domain-containing protein: MNDENSNPNANSLPDDEAQTKAMLRAIEADAPAADEQSLVELRQRTLSVFAAASKPATGFHSTPRAKRPNWLRRSLGLAAMAAAVVVGALLFTRNPVRGAPQFSQVLDDLRAAKTLELKVTKDGQSADVWIQAPGLVRWEDSPQKYRIASGSRLWQIDEANNTAVAGDSPWFLDPHKQIDLLGLLGLEVHDASPLLAARAQGLAEYADRHCYVYRVKLLAHDGPINIEAYVDAQLNKLLGITARPEGAPTVGPPLAELQLVAINGPVDDSKFVVAKTLTEDGRIGKIVDSQGLVVLRPMLAQRWTPISSETLLKTGDWLRTDIRGANAVKIRLSSEAELTLGPGSLLELISPTQARLHSGEVQYNAPKREGQKNNAFVFELLGPQKESQKLAAANKQIWRINRDEKLVEEKVRPQWLAGFEGASSNESLGSLIVNLPDHPNEPLDVGYHKVSVEIRDQIARTTIEESFVNHTTERLEGVFYFPLPQDASISDFGMWIGNALVEADIVEKQRAREIYETILREKRDPGLLEWTSGNLFKARVFPIEPMSEKRIKIVYTQVLPLRGNKYRYTYGLHSELLASHPLRELSLSVQVNSALPLKSVTCPTHSVRTEQTEHSAQVDFAAQEYTPQRDFEVVCEVESRNSDVVVVPHRRGDDGYFLLQLTPPGPEGNFQREVVADGKPLNLVLLCDTSASMDAEKRKQQSEFVATMLSSLGEKDRFQLAAADVATTWVSPEAMSPTAENIAQVREFLDKRVSLGWTDLDQAFAAVLKQAPTDAQVVYIGDGIVTAGETDPASFVKRLGRLIAGTPADGSSKPAQADEHAAKPQADTSTTSTQRSFHAVTVGNTYEAIVLRGIAEVGHGSVRNIGGERMPQLVALELLNELTQPSLRDVNVEFHGLQVAAVYPEHLPSLPAGTQQILVGRYLPTGADQQGEVVVTAKRGAETVRYAAKINLKDAEAGNSFIPRLWARQHLDHLLQQGPSEAIHNQIIALSEEFHIITPYTSLLVLESDADRERFGVKKRFTMRDGEQFFAAGRDNANFELLQKQMKQAGDWRLRLRYQVLRELAGLGRNGPLLQQQLQALMGDNRYITAGPIATGGVGLQLSAENNSYTRYLSISGGNLFYAGVPRSGLSSVNAQTDESAFEFNGIGGGGGGGGFGRRMNILKSSSDFGLLADGLETPLSDSSKADIPFYPMAGQQLEDDLEPGQKTFNGPLDAAEFDGKMETTPLAMGLPEVSKDELSEPGTPPLVYPDAAFWRKIPTGGRGFAYDRRRAGEGQLGDGEGLDLNSLFSPAVYEQKSRDVAYTIAKPVYEYGRMPYWHTEPPYTGWLNTLFPALAAPPVKPAPEKEPEGWSADAIALSKSLLRTDSLAKLTGGIEMVRTTDSFDPRWSRHIGQTSDLVLYSPTAWLMRSLDPSSHIIVNYCDEKERLVFSQALLLGRTRKSIERELKSLPMGWSDYSQTAAYAQFSGNSHAKVESAGENRAQLMITFEHSKEERKLLIDTARHVLLKDETFQDGKVTNTIEFSDFVDIGGSLLARRVLVSNAKGQKTSETKLEVNLLAPQAYSARVKTELAARPQVQFLQVPGVPLKTARQRVADGSASFDDRITMMLYNCLLQQWDELLSQLDATEKAATDKPGVHWLRTVILATIRRNEEARQRLLEEAHKLAAGKQPHQVFLADFVLDQAQSVCSPAELLEFVQILEPVYIEQPADIDLKSRWQERLLGCYESLDRQAEALALRRTLAEQAPWDVNRQIEYARKLLQAGQSPAAYDWVQKELDRPIEWTDGEDESLRAALAEFYRSEVRWEDLLHYTTEWIKRNPPYGRAYQEHLSALVYNNQLEAANALVEKWLKESQMEGPLPRDQLARLDVAISFAQGNCWNLQIDQGEELAERWGEPLAQVAMFFTQHKGHFDLVQRIVNDYRFAQCDACDRFRGFVLGLLQSDLEKLSPEQIGSFVSWALSGRIELPEALAGRKQLDASEIPDSVWKKIADALHERWLHMEDKDEKNSLSESLRTIYAARFDSAELLPFLRERIASAPKEFKPGYISALFDALLSHKWTEANEQEAFGWWHQLSTAEDDTARLGVQIPALYRLVDGMITARQAHDEQALHDEGKTDQLTRIELRDKKAEFAKASKAALSDRLAAEATKVENANKSDPHDLPLLPWLHMEQAYLDVQLNQNLSQVEDFCWKILGDAPPKLKEDSEAELADETADAVLAQLRRNLLDAMLRQRAFITAMNLAARRNAQPATIDRILKYIDAGIEQGGPRLAGWRAMKFQMLVALDRPDELEQQLRGWIRSDETTTPWRKALALLLAERGRLEEAIQLFEAAEKYKLLSGPDYRTLANWYLVNNRREDYDRCRIEAFKRMPEGVLTNSLWGINNRWQRRDLPPPAELDDDTLFAVRALLEKTSQPGNYFGVVRQLYESTRDFRLLEAIPDGAVGRSPEQIYPYLQNVQGQILSAVQKEAANDEIIARIQKLREGKLTTTDGRALDLLEAMVQRRSAEVLNQPGPHVDACVAALKRAFDRDWANGEPALMAGLLNSLGKLPQPAMVDEQLRELRELRGKAIVGSRDHLLITNHLSNLLFWSYDKHDEAIEQMQAEVRSYDLAHPHGWPAQDNDVLGDYVHLYEGARHFADGETVLQKYLATPENEQQRKWLDNRLFELYDNALDHDGEVSLGKGDELFHNLLAEGLKQLDHATDENVRHDTVARLCNTFAIAHQHHFADANKELRNFVFKVIPGVLPRQQSRYHDTANAPLGVIREALGLRAELRYLVERMEQYPAWLSIGYNNVWNAFGWELAQRREEAANTHVDIQELEPRILKLVIAELQRDLRSRQARNRTVYAINYSYFWAGKTDDFAQAAEEVYSASKNSGRSVQYIANYLWDGLRRFSRAIEMLLIAQHQGLLDEGMQEQLVDYLQQQNRHAESIAILEPLIEQHPDNMHYRCQLMAAYFHTQQPHQLAELVKQIDEHFHQGGRWQEGSIAELGRTCKDCQLYDQAVGYLNEAISLHQRANGGVTLNDQWLSDQYEALASAQAALGHTKEAVDAASGAIVCWGNRQDMRQNVLNTLHSVLSQSKDLPAYLKQLDEESAKSGQDSPILRKAIGQVFKDRKEYEPAIKQLQLAAQLQPNDREIDQALLECYDQLGKRAEATRQLLQLIANDQHHIDLYEKLADRLKDQPAEAERAVTSIVEVGSQEAENHTALATIREHQNRWDEAIAQWADVAKLRSLEPTGLVKLATAQIHQHEWAAAQQTIEKLQHTDWPQRFNDVGNQIRTLQEQLPKK; the protein is encoded by the coding sequence ATGAACGACGAAAACTCGAATCCCAACGCAAATTCATTGCCGGATGATGAAGCGCAAACAAAAGCCATGCTGCGCGCAATCGAGGCCGATGCGCCTGCTGCCGACGAGCAATCGCTGGTCGAACTGCGCCAGCGAACGTTGAGTGTATTTGCCGCCGCATCAAAACCGGCAACAGGTTTTCACAGCACGCCGCGGGCCAAGCGGCCGAATTGGCTGCGGCGCTCGCTGGGGCTGGCCGCCATGGCGGCCGCCGTGGTGGTGGGAGCCTTGTTATTCACGCGGAATCCGGTTCGCGGTGCGCCGCAATTCTCGCAGGTCCTGGACGATTTGCGGGCTGCGAAAACGTTGGAATTAAAAGTCACCAAAGATGGCCAATCGGCCGACGTGTGGATTCAAGCGCCGGGCCTGGTGCGCTGGGAAGATTCGCCGCAGAAATATCGCATTGCATCCGGCTCGCGGCTATGGCAAATCGACGAAGCCAACAACACCGCCGTCGCCGGCGATTCCCCTTGGTTTTTAGATCCGCACAAGCAAATCGATTTGCTCGGTCTGTTGGGCCTGGAGGTTCACGATGCCTCGCCGTTGCTGGCGGCCCGCGCGCAGGGGCTGGCGGAATACGCCGATCGGCATTGTTATGTTTATCGCGTAAAACTTCTGGCTCACGATGGGCCAATCAATATCGAGGCGTATGTCGATGCGCAATTGAATAAGCTCTTGGGCATTACCGCCCGGCCCGAGGGAGCGCCTACCGTCGGGCCGCCGCTGGCCGAGCTGCAATTAGTGGCGATCAACGGCCCGGTCGACGATTCGAAATTCGTCGTGGCGAAAACGCTGACGGAAGATGGGCGGATTGGAAAAATTGTCGATTCCCAGGGATTGGTCGTGCTGCGGCCCATGCTGGCCCAGCGCTGGACGCCCATCAGCAGCGAAACCTTATTGAAAACCGGCGATTGGCTGCGAACCGACATTCGCGGCGCCAACGCCGTGAAAATTCGCCTCTCGTCCGAAGCGGAGCTAACGCTGGGGCCGGGTTCGCTCTTGGAATTGATTTCCCCCACCCAAGCCCGGCTGCATTCGGGCGAGGTGCAATACAACGCACCGAAACGAGAAGGACAAAAGAATAATGCATTTGTGTTCGAGCTGCTGGGTCCGCAGAAAGAGAGCCAGAAGTTAGCCGCCGCCAATAAGCAGATTTGGCGAATTAATCGGGATGAAAAACTGGTCGAGGAAAAAGTGCGCCCGCAGTGGCTGGCCGGCTTTGAAGGCGCCTCCAGCAACGAATCGCTCGGCTCGCTGATTGTGAATCTGCCCGATCATCCCAACGAGCCCCTGGACGTAGGCTACCACAAAGTCAGCGTGGAAATTCGCGATCAAATTGCCCGCACTACCATCGAAGAATCGTTCGTCAATCACACCACGGAACGGCTGGAGGGCGTGTTCTATTTCCCGCTGCCGCAAGATGCTTCGATCAGCGATTTCGGCATGTGGATTGGCAACGCGCTGGTGGAAGCCGACATCGTCGAAAAGCAGCGCGCCCGTGAAATTTACGAAACCATATTGCGCGAAAAGCGCGATCCCGGCCTGTTGGAATGGACCAGCGGCAATTTGTTCAAAGCCCGGGTGTTTCCGATCGAGCCGATGTCGGAAAAGCGGATCAAAATTGTTTATACCCAAGTGCTGCCGCTGCGGGGAAACAAGTACCGTTACACCTATGGCCTGCACAGCGAATTGCTGGCCAGTCATCCGCTGCGCGAGCTTTCGCTGTCGGTGCAAGTGAATTCCGCGTTGCCGCTGAAAAGCGTAACGTGCCCCACGCATTCGGTTCGCACGGAGCAAACAGAGCATTCGGCCCAGGTCGATTTTGCCGCGCAGGAATACACGCCCCAGCGCGATTTTGAAGTGGTGTGCGAAGTGGAAAGCCGCAATTCCGACGTGGTGGTGGTGCCGCATCGTCGCGGCGACGACGGATACTTTCTGCTGCAATTGACGCCGCCCGGACCGGAAGGAAATTTCCAGCGGGAAGTCGTCGCCGACGGCAAACCGCTGAATTTGGTGCTGCTGTGCGACACTTCGGCTTCCATGGATGCCGAAAAACGGAAACAGCAAAGCGAATTTGTGGCCACAATGTTGTCGTCGCTGGGCGAAAAAGATCGCTTCCAATTGGCGGCTGCCGATGTCGCCACCACTTGGGTTTCGCCCGAGGCAATGTCGCCCACGGCGGAAAACATTGCCCAGGTGCGAGAATTTTTGGACAAGCGGGTATCGCTGGGCTGGACCGATTTGGATCAGGCATTTGCCGCCGTGCTTAAGCAAGCGCCGACCGATGCGCAAGTGGTATACATTGGCGATGGCATCGTGACGGCGGGCGAAACTGATCCGGCCAGTTTTGTAAAACGGTTGGGCCGACTGATTGCCGGAACGCCCGCGGACGGATCGTCTAAACCGGCGCAAGCAGACGAGCATGCCGCTAAGCCGCAAGCGGATACATCGACAACTTCGACACAGCGCTCTTTCCACGCCGTGACCGTCGGCAATACGTACGAGGCGATTGTGCTGCGCGGAATTGCCGAAGTGGGCCATGGCTCGGTCCGCAATATTGGCGGGGAGCGCATGCCGCAGCTTGTGGCTTTGGAACTGCTGAACGAACTTACGCAGCCGAGCTTGCGCGACGTGAACGTGGAATTTCACGGCCTGCAAGTGGCGGCGGTTTATCCGGAGCATTTGCCGTCGCTGCCGGCGGGCACGCAGCAAATTTTGGTGGGCCGCTATTTGCCCACCGGCGCCGATCAACAAGGCGAAGTGGTGGTGACCGCCAAGCGCGGCGCCGAGACGGTCCGTTACGCGGCGAAAATCAATCTGAAAGATGCGGAAGCCGGCAATTCGTTCATTCCGCGATTGTGGGCCCGGCAGCATTTAGATCATCTGCTGCAGCAGGGGCCGAGCGAAGCCATCCACAATCAAATTATCGCGCTGTCGGAAGAATTTCACATCATTACTCCTTACACGTCGCTATTGGTGTTGGAAAGCGATGCCGATCGAGAGCGTTTTGGCGTGAAAAAGCGATTCACCATGCGCGATGGGGAACAATTCTTTGCCGCAGGGCGCGACAACGCCAATTTCGAGCTGCTGCAAAAGCAAATGAAGCAGGCCGGCGATTGGCGGCTGCGGCTGCGCTACCAAGTGCTGCGCGAACTGGCCGGCTTGGGACGCAACGGGCCACTATTGCAACAGCAATTGCAAGCACTCATGGGGGACAACCGCTACATCACGGCCGGCCCGATCGCAACCGGCGGCGTCGGATTACAGCTAAGCGCGGAGAATAATTCGTACACCCGCTATCTTTCGATTTCCGGCGGGAATCTGTTCTACGCTGGCGTTCCTCGCTCCGGCTTATCAAGCGTGAATGCACAGACAGATGAATCTGCATTTGAATTTAATGGCATTGGCGGCGGTGGCGGCGGCGGCGGCTTCGGCAGGCGGATGAACATACTTAAGTCTTCCTCCGACTTCGGATTGTTGGCGGATGGGCTCGAAACGCCGCTGAGCGACAGCAGCAAGGCCGATATTCCCTTTTATCCCATGGCCGGCCAGCAGCTCGAAGATGATTTAGAGCCTGGTCAAAAGACATTCAACGGTCCTCTCGATGCGGCAGAATTCGACGGGAAAATGGAAACAACGCCTCTCGCCATGGGACTACCGGAAGTGAGCAAGGACGAACTGTCCGAGCCGGGAACGCCGCCGCTGGTATACCCTGACGCGGCGTTTTGGCGAAAAATCCCGACAGGCGGCCGCGGCTTTGCCTATGACCGTCGACGTGCCGGCGAGGGGCAATTGGGCGATGGAGAAGGGCTAGACTTGAACTCCCTTTTTTCGCCGGCCGTGTACGAGCAGAAATCCCGCGACGTCGCCTACACGATTGCCAAGCCCGTGTATGAGTATGGACGGATGCCGTATTGGCACACCGAGCCGCCGTACACCGGCTGGCTGAATACGCTGTTTCCGGCACTGGCGGCTCCGCCGGTTAAGCCGGCGCCGGAGAAAGAACCGGAAGGGTGGTCGGCCGACGCCATTGCGCTTTCCAAAAGCTTGCTGCGCACTGACTCGCTGGCGAAGCTGACCGGCGGCATCGAAATGGTGCGCACGACCGATTCGTTCGATCCACGCTGGAGCCGCCACATCGGCCAAACCAGCGACCTGGTTTTATATTCTCCTACCGCCTGGCTCATGCGCTCTTTAGATCCCAGCAGCCACATCATTGTGAATTATTGTGACGAAAAAGAGCGGTTGGTTTTTTCGCAAGCGCTATTATTGGGGCGCACGCGGAAGTCGATCGAGCGGGAATTGAAATCGCTGCCGATGGGTTGGAGCGATTACTCGCAAACGGCGGCGTATGCCCAGTTCAGCGGTAATTCACACGCCAAAGTGGAATCCGCCGGCGAAAATCGGGCCCAGCTCATGATCACGTTCGAGCATTCCAAGGAGGAACGGAAATTATTGATCGACACGGCCCGGCACGTCTTGCTAAAAGACGAAACATTCCAGGACGGCAAGGTGACCAACACCATTGAATTTTCCGACTTTGTAGATATCGGCGGCAGTTTGCTGGCAAGGCGTGTGTTGGTCAGCAATGCGAAAGGGCAAAAGACCAGCGAGACCAAGCTAGAAGTGAATTTGCTCGCTCCGCAGGCTTATTCCGCCCGCGTGAAAACGGAATTAGCCGCTCGGCCGCAAGTGCAGTTTTTGCAAGTGCCAGGCGTGCCGCTAAAAACGGCGCGGCAGCGCGTGGCCGATGGCTCGGCCAGTTTCGACGACCGCATCACCATGATGCTATACAACTGCCTGTTGCAGCAGTGGGACGAATTGCTCTCACAGCTTGATGCCACGGAAAAGGCGGCCACCGACAAGCCCGGCGTGCATTGGCTGCGAACCGTGATTCTGGCGACAATTCGCCGCAATGAAGAAGCGCGGCAGCGCTTGCTGGAGGAAGCCCACAAGCTGGCGGCTGGCAAGCAGCCTCACCAGGTGTTCCTGGCCGATTTTGTGCTGGACCAGGCCCAAAGCGTGTGCAGCCCGGCAGAGCTTCTGGAATTTGTGCAGATTCTGGAGCCGGTTTATATCGAACAGCCGGCCGATATCGATTTGAAATCGCGCTGGCAGGAGCGGCTGTTGGGCTGCTACGAAAGTTTAGATCGTCAGGCCGAAGCGCTGGCGCTGCGCCGCACCCTGGCCGAGCAAGCCCCCTGGGATGTCAACCGACAAATTGAATACGCTCGAAAATTGTTGCAGGCCGGCCAATCGCCAGCGGCTTACGATTGGGTGCAGAAAGAATTGGATCGCCCGATTGAATGGACCGACGGGGAAGATGAATCGCTGCGCGCGGCGCTGGCGGAATTTTATCGCAGCGAAGTGCGCTGGGAAGATCTGCTGCATTACACCACGGAGTGGATCAAGCGCAATCCGCCATATGGCCGCGCGTATCAGGAGCATCTTTCGGCGCTGGTCTATAACAATCAGCTTGAGGCAGCCAATGCCTTGGTGGAAAAGTGGCTCAAGGAATCGCAAATGGAAGGCCCGCTCCCGCGCGATCAACTCGCGCGGTTGGATGTGGCGATTTCGTTCGCACAGGGAAATTGCTGGAATTTGCAAATTGACCAGGGGGAGGAATTGGCCGAGCGTTGGGGTGAGCCGCTCGCCCAGGTTGCGATGTTTTTCACGCAGCACAAGGGGCACTTCGACCTGGTGCAGCGGATTGTCAACGACTATCGCTTCGCGCAATGCGATGCTTGCGACCGCTTCCGCGGCTTTGTGCTGGGCTTGCTGCAAAGCGATTTAGAGAAGTTGTCGCCGGAGCAAATCGGCAGCTTTGTGAGTTGGGCTTTGTCGGGGAGAATTGAATTGCCCGAGGCGCTTGCCGGCCGCAAGCAGCTAGACGCCTCGGAAATTCCCGACAGCGTTTGGAAAAAGATTGCCGATGCGCTGCACGAGCGCTGGCTGCACATGGAAGATAAAGACGAAAAGAATTCGCTCAGCGAGTCGCTGCGGACGATTTACGCCGCGCGCTTCGACAGCGCCGAGTTGCTGCCATTTTTGCGCGAGCGGATTGCGTCGGCCCCCAAGGAGTTCAAGCCTGGCTACATTTCCGCGCTGTTTGACGCGCTTCTCAGCCACAAGTGGACCGAGGCCAACGAGCAGGAGGCGTTCGGGTGGTGGCATCAATTATCGACCGCCGAGGACGACACCGCGCGGCTGGGCGTGCAAATTCCAGCGCTGTATCGGCTGGTGGATGGCATGATTACCGCTCGGCAAGCGCACGACGAGCAAGCATTGCACGATGAGGGAAAAACCGACCAGCTCACGCGCATCGAGCTGCGCGATAAAAAAGCCGAATTTGCCAAGGCTTCCAAAGCGGCTCTCTCCGATCGATTGGCTGCCGAGGCGACCAAAGTCGAAAACGCAAACAAGTCCGACCCGCACGATTTACCCTTGTTGCCCTGGCTGCACATGGAGCAAGCGTATCTCGACGTGCAATTGAATCAAAATCTTTCGCAGGTGGAAGACTTTTGCTGGAAGATATTGGGGGACGCACCACCGAAGCTCAAGGAAGATTCCGAAGCGGAACTAGCGGACGAAACAGCCGATGCCGTTCTGGCCCAACTGCGCCGCAATTTGCTGGATGCGATGTTGCGTCAACGGGCGTTTATCACCGCCATGAATTTAGCCGCCCGGCGCAATGCACAGCCGGCAACCATCGACCGCATTTTGAAATACATTGACGCCGGTATCGAGCAAGGCGGCCCGCGCTTGGCCGGTTGGCGGGCGATGAAATTTCAGATGTTGGTGGCGCTGGATCGTCCCGACGAATTGGAACAGCAACTGCGCGGCTGGATCCGCAGCGATGAAACCACTACGCCGTGGCGGAAGGCGTTGGCGCTGCTATTGGCCGAGCGCGGCCGGCTGGAGGAGGCCATTCAACTGTTCGAAGCGGCGGAAAAATACAAGTTGCTGAGCGGGCCCGATTACCGCACGCTGGCCAATTGGTATTTGGTGAACAATCGGCGTGAAGATTACGATCGCTGCCGGATCGAAGCATTCAAGCGCATGCCGGAAGGCGTTTTGACGAATTCGCTATGGGGCATAAACAATCGTTGGCAGCGTCGAGATTTGCCGCCGCCAGCGGAGCTGGACGATGATACGCTGTTCGCCGTGCGAGCACTGCTGGAAAAAACATCGCAACCGGGAAATTATTTTGGGGTCGTGCGGCAATTATATGAATCGACGCGCGACTTCCGTTTGCTGGAGGCCATTCCCGACGGCGCGGTGGGGCGATCGCCGGAGCAAATTTATCCCTACTTGCAAAACGTGCAGGGGCAAATTCTCAGCGCCGTGCAAAAGGAAGCCGCCAACGACGAAATCATTGCCCGAATTCAAAAACTGCGCGAAGGAAAATTGACGACCACGGACGGGCGGGCACTCGATCTACTGGAAGCGATGGTCCAGCGGCGCTCCGCAGAAGTGCTCAATCAGCCCGGCCCGCATGTCGATGCCTGCGTGGCAGCGCTGAAGCGGGCTTTCGACCGCGATTGGGCCAACGGCGAGCCGGCTTTGATGGCCGGCCTTCTCAACAGCCTGGGCAAATTGCCGCAGCCGGCGATGGTTGACGAGCAGCTGCGCGAACTGCGGGAATTGCGCGGCAAAGCAATTGTCGGGAGCCGCGACCACTTGCTCATCACCAACCACCTCAGCAATTTGCTGTTCTGGTCATACGACAAACATGATGAGGCGATTGAGCAAATGCAGGCCGAAGTGCGTAGTTATGATTTGGCCCATCCGCACGGCTGGCCCGCGCAAGATAACGACGTGCTGGGCGACTACGTGCATTTGTATGAGGGTGCGCGGCATTTTGCCGACGGCGAAACCGTGTTGCAGAAATATCTGGCCACGCCGGAAAATGAGCAGCAGCGCAAGTGGCTCGATAATCGGCTGTTCGAATTGTATGACAACGCCCTGGATCACGATGGCGAGGTCTCGCTGGGCAAAGGGGACGAACTGTTTCACAATCTGTTGGCCGAGGGACTTAAGCAGCTGGACCATGCGACCGATGAAAACGTGCGCCACGATACGGTCGCGCGGTTGTGCAACACGTTTGCCATTGCTCATCAACATCATTTCGCCGATGCGAATAAAGAACTGCGAAATTTCGTGTTCAAGGTTATTCCCGGCGTCCTCCCGCGGCAGCAATCGCGCTACCACGATACCGCCAATGCGCCGCTGGGAGTCATCCGCGAAGCATTGGGCCTGCGTGCGGAGCTGCGTTACCTTGTGGAACGGATGGAACAATATCCTGCGTGGCTAAGCATTGGCTACAACAATGTGTGGAACGCCTTTGGTTGGGAATTGGCACAGCGCCGCGAAGAAGCCGCGAATACGCACGTGGACATTCAGGAGTTAGAGCCCCGGATTTTAAAGCTCGTGATCGCCGAATTGCAGCGCGATTTGCGCAGCCGGCAGGCACGTAATCGGACCGTCTACGCCATCAACTACAGTTACTTTTGGGCGGGAAAGACGGACGACTTCGCCCAGGCGGCCGAAGAAGTGTACTCGGCAAGCAAAAATTCCGGACGCAGCGTGCAGTACATTGCCAATTACTTGTGGGATGGATTGCGCCGCTTTTCACGCGCGATTGAAATGCTGCTGATCGCCCAGCATCAAGGGCTGCTCGATGAAGGGATGCAAGAGCAATTGGTCGATTACTTGCAGCAGCAAAACCGGCACGCGGAATCGATTGCAATTCTGGAGCCGCTCATCGAGCAGCATCCGGACAACATGCACTATCGCTGCCAGTTGATGGCAGCTTATTTCCATACTCAGCAGCCTCATCAATTGGCGGAATTAGTCAAGCAAATCGACGAGCACTTCCACCAAGGCGGACGCTGGCAGGAAGGAAGCATCGCCGAGCTTGGCCGCACCTGCAAAGATTGCCAGTTGTACGACCAGGCCGTCGGTTATTTGAACGAGGCCATTTCGCTGCACCAGCGCGCCAATGGCGGCGTGACGCTGAACGATCAATGGCTATCCGATCAATACGAAGCGTTGGCCAGCGCGCAAGCAGCTCTCGGGCACACCAAGGAAGCCGTCGATGCCGCGTCGGGAGCAATTGTTTGCTGGGGCAACCGCCAAGATATGCGGCAAAATGTTCTCAACACGCTCCACTCGGTGCTCAGCCAGTCGAAAGACTTGCCAGCCTATTTGAAACAGCTCGATGAAGAATCGGCCAAAAGCGGGCAAGACAGCCCCATTTTGCGCAAGGCGATCGGGCAAGTATTCAAAGACCGCAAAGAGTATGAACCCGCGATCAAGCAGTTGCAACTGGCCGCGCAATTGCAGCCCAACGATCGAGAAATTGATCAGGCGCTTTTGGAATGCTACGACCAGCTTGGCAAGCGGGCCGAGGCCACGCGGCAGTTGCTGCAGTTAATCGCCAACGACCAACACCACATCGACTTGTACGAAAAGTTGGCCGATCGGCTGAAAGATCAGCCGGCCGAAGCGGAACGGGCCGTCACCTCCATCGTCGAAGTCGGTTCGCAAGAAGCGGAAAACCACACGGCCCTGGCCACCATTCGCGAGCATCAAAATCGATGGGACGAAGCCATTGCACAATGGGCCGACGTGGCGAAATTGCGCTCGCTGGAGCCCACTGGGCTTGTCAAGCTGGCCACAGCACAAATTCACCAGCACGAGTGGGCCGCCGCGCAGCAAACCATCGAAAAATTGCAGCACACCGACTGGCCGCAACGGTTTAACGACGTAGGCAACCAAATTCGCACGTTGCAAGAACAACTTCCCAAAAAATAA
- a CDS encoding cellulase family glycosylhydrolase, with amino-acid sequence MTFVVAGKTLLGLNCMQPFGWGTVSGNMYAANPYQNGGVDSVVMSNARLAAIKAAGFDLVRLAVDPGTLLSAPSATVLNNLAGQIAAGVQRRITAGLKVLVDVHFMQGPPLAGWSCNDVIDGISGPKFKQMMAAVTALAKALSAFDPASVALELFNEPPPLAAFNGKTAWASQLMFYWHAIRGVLPNHFLVLAGTNYNALDNFQSGAAGGDGLTALPIYGYDANTGYSWHAYEPIAVAFQGEAGEYQDCHRLTFPPQNHPGGLAQATSDLNAAIDADATLSAAQKTQRKSDFAQPNWSFSYPPYFKTPQDANWLANRYAVATAWADKNKLARSQLGITELGIRGDLGANLGADPASMTAFLAAHKAAATAAGFGMLVIHELQNGDGFGVMNGNSFVPAVIQGLKLSTIQPTVTGVQTVITYSDGSSKTVVDV; translated from the coding sequence ATTCGGTCGTCATGTCCAATGCCAGGCTGGCGGCCATCAAAGCGGCAGGATTCGATTTGGTCCGATTGGCCGTCGATCCTGGCACGCTCCTGTCCGCGCCCAGTGCCACGGTGTTGAACAATTTGGCCGGTCAAATCGCCGCGGGAGTTCAACGCCGCATCACGGCGGGGCTGAAAGTGCTGGTCGATGTCCATTTTATGCAAGGGCCTCCCTTGGCCGGCTGGTCGTGCAACGACGTGATCGACGGAATTTCCGGGCCGAAGTTCAAGCAAATGATGGCCGCGGTGACGGCGCTGGCCAAAGCGCTGTCGGCATTCGATCCGGCAAGCGTGGCCTTGGAGTTATTCAACGAGCCACCGCCACTTGCGGCGTTCAATGGCAAAACCGCTTGGGCTTCGCAGCTGATGTTTTATTGGCATGCCATCCGGGGCGTTTTGCCTAACCATTTTCTCGTTTTAGCGGGCACAAATTATAACGCGCTCGATAATTTTCAAAGCGGCGCCGCTGGCGGCGATGGATTAACTGCACTGCCAATCTACGGCTACGACGCCAATACGGGTTATTCCTGGCATGCGTATGAACCAATCGCCGTGGCATTTCAAGGCGAAGCAGGCGAATATCAAGATTGCCACCGGTTGACGTTTCCGCCGCAAAACCATCCCGGCGGATTGGCGCAAGCCACTAGCGATTTGAACGCCGCCATCGACGCTGACGCAACTTTGAGTGCCGCTCAAAAAACGCAGCGCAAATCTGATTTCGCGCAGCCCAATTGGAGTTTTTCTTATCCCCCCTACTTCAAAACGCCGCAGGACGCGAATTGGCTTGCCAATCGCTACGCCGTGGCCACCGCTTGGGCCGATAAAAATAAACTGGCCCGTTCTCAATTGGGCATAACCGAGTTGGGAATTCGTGGCGATTTGGGTGCGAATTTGGGGGCCGATCCGGCTTCCATGACCGCATTTCTGGCGGCGCACAAAGCCGCGGCTACGGCTGCCGGCTTCGGCATGTTGGTGATCCACGAGCTGCAAAATGGGGATGGCTTTGGCGTAATGAACGGCAATTCGTTCGTGCCGGCGGTGATTCAAGGTTTGAAACTGAGCACAATTCAGCCGACGGTTACCGGCGTGCAAACCGTCATTACCTACAGCGACGGCAGCAGCAAAACCGTGGTCGATGTGTAA